The following are encoded together in the Synchiropus splendidus isolate RoL2022-P1 chromosome 7, RoL_Sspl_1.0, whole genome shotgun sequence genome:
- the abhd17b gene encoding alpha/beta hydrolase domain-containing protein 17B, protein MNHLSFSELCCLFCCPPCPSKIASKLAFLPPEPTYSLMSDDSGSRWTLHLSERADWQYSAREREAIECFMTRTSRGNRIACMFVRCSPTARYTLLFSHGNAVDLGQMSSFYIGLGSRINCNVFSYDYSGYGASSGKPSEKNLYADVDAAWQALRSRYGIRPEHVIVYGQSIGTVPSVDLASRYESAAVILHSPLTSGMRVAFPDTKKTYCFDAFPNIDKISKVTSPVLVIHGTEDEVIDFSHGLALYERCQRPVEPLWVEGAGHNDVELYGQYLERLKQFVAQELVNL, encoded by the exons ATGAACCACCTATCCTTCAGTGAGCTATGCTGCCTGTTCTGCTGTCCTCCGTGCCCCAGCAAGATCGCCTCAAAACTTGCCTTCCTTCCCCCGGAGCCCACCTACAGTCTCATGAGCGACGACAGTGGGAGCCGCTGGACCCTGCACCTTTCCGAGCGGGCCGACTGGCAGTACTCTGCACGCGAGAGGGAAGCCATTGAGTGCTTCATGACCCGCACTTCCAGAGGGAACAGGATTGCCTGCATGTTCGTCCGCTGCTCGCCCACTGCCCGCTATACTTTATTATTCTCCCACGGAAACGCTGTAGATCTGGGTCAGATGAGCAGCTTCTACATTGGTCTGGGATCACGCATCAACTGCAATGTATTCTCTTATGACTACTCTGGGTACGGGGCCAGTTCTGGGAAGCCATCGGAGAAGAACTTGTATGCTGATGTCGATGCTGCTTGGCAGGCCTTAAGGTCACG GTATGGCATCCGGCCCGAGCATGTGATCGTGTATGGTCAGAGCATTGGCACCGTGCCATCTGTTGACTTGGCTTCACGTTACGAGAGTGCCGCAGTCATCCTCCACTCTCCGCTCACCTCTGGCATGAGGGTGGCATTCCCTGACACCAAGAAGACCTACTGCTTTGATGCCTTTCCCAA CATTGACAAGATTTCAAAGGTGACATCACCAGTCCTGGTGATACATGGCACGGAGGATGAGGTCATCGACTTCTCACATGGCCTAGCCCTGTACGAACGTTGCCAGCGCCCTGTGGAGCCGCTGTGGGTCGAGGGAGCAGGGCATAATGATGTCGAGCTCTATGGACAATACCTGGAGAGACTCAAACAGTTTGTTGCGCAGGAGCTGGTCAACCTGTAG